Proteins encoded by one window of Nicotiana tabacum cultivar K326 chromosome 10, ASM71507v2, whole genome shotgun sequence:
- the LOC107758943 gene encoding ADP,ATP carrier protein 1, mitochondrial-like, translated as MGDGSPRPSVIQKIHGHSHLFSLISPHTHSKHAGSYNMVGGYVNEVLRGAFMTSCHANILEFPLLHNPILIQAPSEEKKANYFIVDFLMGGVSAAVSKTAAAPIERVKLLIQNQDEMIKAGRLSEPYKGIADCFGRTIKDEGVIALWRGNTANVIRYFPTQALNFAFKDYFKRLFNFKKDRDGYWKWFAGNLASGGAAGASSLLFVYSLDYARTRLANDNKAAKKGGERQFNGLVDVYRKTLKSDGIGGLYRGFTISCVGIIVYRGLYFGMYDSLKPVVLVGDLQDSFFASFLLGWGITIGAGLASYPIDTVRRRMMMTSGEAVKYKGSMDAFTQIVKNEGTKSLFKGAGANILRAVAGAGVLAGYDKLQLIMFGKKYGSGGGG; from the exons ATGGGGGATGGGTCACCGCGCCCATCTGTAATTCAGAAAATACATGGGCATTCACACCTCTTTTCTCTAATATCTCCCCACACACATTCTAAGCATGCTGGTTCATACAACATGGTTGGTGGGTATGTCAATGAAGTTCTACGGGGTGCTTTCATGACGAGTTGCCATGCCAATATCCTGGAATTCCCGTTATTGCATAATCCTATTCTCATACAGGCCCCATCTGAAGAGAAGAAGGCTAACTATTTTATAGTGGATTTTCTCATGGGAGGGGTTTCTGCTGCAGTGTCTAAAACAGCTGCAGCTCCGATAGAGAGAGTCAAGCTTTTGATTCAGAATCAGGATGAGATGATAAAAGCTGGTAGACTTTCTGAACCTTACAAAGGCATTGCGGACTGCTTTGGCAGAACTATTAAGGATGAAGGCGTCATTGCTCTTTGGAGAGGCAATACTGCAAACGTCATCAGATACTTCCCGACTCAG GCCTTGAATTTCGCTTTTAAAGATTACTTTAAGAGactttttaatttcaaaaaagaCAGGGATGGCTATTGGAAGTGGTTTGCAGGAAACTTGGCATCTGGTGGTGCTGCTGGTGCCTCTTCCCTTTTGTTTGTGTATTCCTTGGATTATGCAAGAACACGTCTTGCTAATGATAATAAGGCTGCGAAAAAGGGTGGTGAAAGGCAGTTTAATGGTCTGGTTGATGTTTACAGGAAAACTCTTAAGTCAGATGGTATTGGTGGGCTTTATCGTGGATTCACCATCTCATGCGTGGGAATCATTGTTTACCGTGGTCTGTACTTTGGGATGTATGATTCACTTAAACCAGTTGTTCTAGTTGGTGACTTGCAG GATAGCTTTTTCGCAAGTTTCTTGTTGGGGTGGGGTATCACTATTGGTGCTGGTTTGGCTTCTTATCCAATTGATACGGTGCGTAGAAGAATGATGATGACTTCTGGAGAAGCAGTCAAGTACAAGGGCTCAATGGATGCATTTACTCAGATTGTTAAGAATGAAGGCACTAAATCACTTTTCAAAGGTGCTGGAGCAAATATTCTACGTGCTGTTGCTGGTGCAGGTGTTCTAGCCGGGTACGATAAGCTGCAGCTCATTATGTTTGGAAAGAAATATGGATCTGGTGGCGGTGGTTGA
- the LOC107758946 gene encoding leucine-rich repeat extensin-like protein 4, which translates to MASFSFPITTTAFVLFLLSLTSNMFNNLAAKHGHKTSLHHHQNSHSSSIKSITNTRLQKAYIALQAWKRVIYSDPNNMTTNWIGPSVCNYTGIYCTPFPNDTKIQVVAGIDLNHADIAGFLPEELGLLNDLALLHLNSNRFCGILPLYLSNLTLLHELDLSNNRFVGPFPNLVLSLPSLKYLDLRFNEFEGPLPSQLFSKDLDAIFVNNNRLTSMIPSNLGSSTASVVVFANNYFGGCLPPSIANFANTLEELLLINTSLSGCLPPEVGFLYKLKVLDVSNNKLVGPIPYSIAGLAHLELLNLAHNMMNGIVPEGICVLPKLSNFTFSYNYFCEEQGICSNLTSKGIVYDDRRNCLPEKPLQRSKKECDPVAEHPIDSFALHCGT; encoded by the coding sequence ATGGCTTCATTTTCCTTTCCCATTACCACTACTGCCTTTGTTCTCTTTCTTCTAAGTCTCACCTCCAATATGTTCAACAACTTAGCAGCCAAACATGGTCATAAAACTTCCCTTCACCACCACCAAAACAGCCATTCCTCCTCCATTAAGTCCATAACAAACACCAGGCTGCAAAAAGCCTACATTGCTCTCCAAGCTTGGAAACGCGTTATCTACTCTGATCCAAACAACATGACCACCAATTGGATTGGCCCTTCAGTCTGCAACTACACTGGCATTTATTGCACGCCATTCCCAAATGACACTAAAATCCAAGTTGTTGCTGGTATTGATCTGAACCATGCTGATATAGCTGGTTTCCTACCTGAAGAACTCGGCCTTCTCAATGACTTAGCATTGCTGCACCTAAACAGCAATCGCTTCTGTGGAATCCTTCCACTCTATTTATCCAATCTTACTCTCTTACATGAGCTTGATCTCAGCAACAACAGATTCGTAGGAcctttcccaaatctcgtgcTCTCTCTTCCTTCCTTAAAATATCTTGATCTTCGCTTCAATGAATTTGAAGGGCCCTTGCCTTCTCAACTCTTTAGTAAGGATCTCGATGCTATTTTTGTTAACAATAATCGTTTAACTTCCATGATCCCTTCAAATCTAGGATCAAGCACAGCTTCTGTTGTTGTTTTTGCCAATAATTATTTTGGAGGATGCTTACCACCTAGCATAGCCAACTTTGCAAACACTTTGGAAGAATTGCTCCTTATTAATACTAGCTTATCAGGGTGTTTGCCTCCTGAAGTTGGATTCTTGTACAAGTTAAAAGTTCTAGATGTGAGCAACAATAAGTTAGTAGGGCCAATACCTTATAGTATTGCTGGATTAGCTCATTTAGAGCTACTAAATTTAGCACATAATATGATGAATGGAATTGTGCCAGAAGGAATCTGTGTCTTGCCTAAGCTGTCAAATTTCACAttctcttataattatttttgtgagGAGCAAGGAATTTGCAGCAACTTGACATCAAAGGGTATAGTGTACGATGATCGTCGGAACTGTTTGCCAGAAAAGCCTCTTCAGAGAAGCAAGAAGGAATGTGACCCTGTGGCTGAGCATCCCATAGACTCTTTTGCACTTCATTGTGGCACTTGA